Genomic segment of bacterium:
GCCGCCATGGCCGCCGACATCGGCTGCCCCGTCGTCATCGCCTGCGCCTCGGGCGGGACAGGCTGCCCCGACCAGGCGGCCGAGGACTTCCGCGCCATTGCCGACATCGGCGCCAAGTACGGCGTCGTCATGGCCCTGGAGTACATCGGCGCCTTCGAGCAGTACCATGACATCAAGTCTGGTCTGCAGCTCGTGCGCGCGGCCGACCACCCCAATGCCAAGCTGCTCATTGATATCTTCCACAGCTTCCGCGGCGGCACGGTCGTCGCGGACTTCAAGCTGCCGCGGGGCGAGGAGGTCGGCTGCGTCCACCTCAATGACGTGCCCGCCGGGGACATCATGCAGATGAACGACAGCCACCGCGTCCTGCCCGGCCGGGGCGTGCTGCCTTTGCGCGAGGCGCTGGGCTACCTGGGCGACAACGGCTACGCGGGCGCGCTGTCGGTCGAGCTGTTCAACCAGGACCTGTGGGCCCTGCCCCCCGCCGAGATCGCCGCGCAAGTCAAGGCCGCTACCGACGAATTGATGAGGTGACGTCCATGAGGCGCTTCGCGTGCCGCAGCCTGGCGTTGCTGGGAGTGATGCTCATGACCACGGTGTGGGCGGAGGCGCAGATCGTCAATGGCGGCTTCGAGGAAGTCGGGGACGACGGCAAGCCCGCCGGCTGGATCGTCGTGCCGCCCTTCCAGGCAGCGGCTGTCACCGACGGGCGACCGCACTCGGGGCAGCGCGCCATGCGCCTGGTCGGCGACGGCGCCAGTCATGCCTGGCGGCACGAGCTGCCCGCCCTGCCCACGCGCGTCTACCGCGCCACCGGCTGGTTCCGCGCGCAGGGCGTGAAGCTGGGCCAGGGCGACGAGAAGGACTTCGCCCGCTTCTACTTCCACATCCACTACAAGGACCGCCCCTACACCGACGCCAGCCAGGTCTACATGGACCTGCCGGTTGGGACGTATGACTGGCGACGCCTCTCCGTGCGGCTGGTGCCGCAGGTGCAGTGGCCCATCGAGAAGGTGTGGGTCACGGTGGTCGGGCAGTTCCGCAGCGGCACGCTCGACTGCGACGACCTCGAGTTCGCCCCGGTGCAGGGCGGCACGGGCGCCTCGGCGCTGGAGTGGGCCCAGGGGGCCCAGCCCCTCGTGCTCTCGGACATGAGCCAGTGCACACCCGCGGCGGCGCTGACCACGACCACACGCCTCAAGCAGTGGAAGCTGGTGCCGTACGAGGCGGGGAGCCTCACCGGGAAGATGATCTGGGCGCCGTCGGAGAGCCAGGCGCCTGAGCTGACGCTGCCGCTGGGCGTGAAGGGGTGGCACGCGGTCTACGTGGGCCTGGCCGACCCGGCGTCTGTCGGGTGCCAGGCGCTGCTGCGGCTGACCCGCGATCCCGCGCCGACGCCGCGCTCGCGCACCATGGGCGCAGTCGAGGAGGCGTTCTTCAAGGCCGCGGACCTCACCGGCCAGAGCCTGCACCTCAGCCGCCACCCCCTCGGTCCTGGCTGCGGTGTCGCCTATGTCAAGCTGGTGCCGCTGACGCCCGAGGAGGTGCAGACCCTCCAGTCCCGTCGCAGCGATGCCTCGCGCCGCACGCTCGTGACGACCATTGATGGCTTTAGCTTCATCTACTCCCGCCGGTGCACCACCCGCGAGGACCTGCGCCGCGAGGTTGAGGTCTACCGCGATACCGACTTCGGCACGCTCATCCTGCAGCCGGGCGGCGCGGACATGACCAACTACCCCTCGCGCGTCGGCGAAATGGCCGGGCAGACACTGGAGGTCTTCGGCCGCACCGGCGACCGCCAGTACGCCGAGGCCATCCGGGAGCTGGCCCGGCAGCAGATCAACCCCACGCAGGTGATGATCGGGGGGGCCCATGACGCCGGCCTGAAGGTGCATATCGCCATCCGCCCTGGCGCCTGGGAGCACAGCCCGCCCCTCGATGACTTCTTCACCAGCCGCTTCTACCGCGAGCACCCCCAGTGGCGCTGCGTGGATCGTGACGGCACCCCGGTCTCGCGGATGAGCTACGCCGTGCCCGAGGTGCGCGCTCACCTGGTGGACGTCCTGCGCGAGGCGGTGGGCTTCGGGGCGGACGGCGCGTGTGTGCTATATGTGCGTGGCGCCCCCTTCGTGCTGTACGAGAAGCCCTTTGCCGACCTGTTCCAGAAGCGCTACAACGCCGACGTGCAAACGGTGGACGAGAATGACCCGAGGGTCCTCGCCCTGCGGGCCGAGATCATGACCGGCTTCATGCGCGAGATCCGCACGATGCTCGATGGGGAGGGCCGCAAGCGCGGGACGCGGCTGGCCCTCAGCGCCATGGTGCTGGCCAACGAGGCCGACAACCTCAAGTTCGGGCTGGACCTGCGACAATGGGTCAAGGACGGCCTGGTAGATCTCGTCATGCCCTACCTGCACGCGGGCGGCGGGGCCGCCAAGGAGTACGACATGGCCTTCTTCAGGGAGGTCTGCGGCGCCGCCAAGGTCCCGGTCAAGCCCACCTTCATCGGCTGGAGCACGCCGGATGTGCCGAGCGTCCTGCGCCAGGCGGTCGCGCTGTACGACCAGGGAGCTGACGGCCTGACCTTCTGGGACGGCAACTCCGGCGATGAGAACACTGCGCGCTGGTGTACGCTCACCCGCCTGGGCAACGTCGAGGATGCACGCCGCATGAGCGAGGACGCCCCGCCCACGCCGGTGTGGCTCCGCTTCCACCGCCTCGGCGAGGTCATCGTGGACGGCAAGTACAGCCCGAACTGGGGGTACTGATGGTAACGCCCCTCTGTAGGGCGGGGGCTTGTACCCCGCCCCGCGTGGCACGAAGCGAACGACTGGGCGGGGTACAAGCCCCCGCCCTACAGGGCCGCCACTGTGTGCTGCTGCTGTGCCTCGCGGCCACCGTTGCTATGGCGGCGCCGGCCGCGCACCCGCTCTATGAGCCGTCTTCGCCGGCGACGACCAGTCTGGGGGAGAACCTGTTCCTCAAGGCGAAGGTCACCTCGTCACCGCACTGGGACGGCTGCGTGGCCGCGAACGCGGTGGATGGCCGACACGACGCGCCCTCGCCGCACTGGGCCGCCGAGAACGTCCCGGTGTGGCTTACCGTGGAACTTGCCGAGCCCCGCGACCTCAACCTCATCCGCCTTTGGACCTTCTGGGACCATCGCCGTGTGTACCAGTACTTTGTCGAGGGCTCCCTCGATGGTGTGAACTGGACGGTGCTCGGCGACAAGCGCGCGAACACCACGCCCCAGACCGAGGCCGGTGAGACGTTCCTCTTCCCCACACTCAAGGTCAAGTACGTCCGCACCACCTTCACCAGCAACTCCGTCGGCAACGTCACCGGCGGGCACATCGTGGAGATCGAGGGCTATCGGCTGACCGCCGAGCAGACGGCGGCCTACACCGCCCGGGAGCAGCCGTGGGCCAACTGGCCCGCCGGGCTGGTGGGATACGTGGGGTCGGTGGACTCGCGCTACGCGCGCGACCTGCCGATGCAGGATGAGGAGCGCTCGGCGATCGCCCGCGAGCACAGCCGCGCATGGTCTGCCGTGGCATGGCGCGGCGAGCGCGTGCACGGACAGGTCGTCCTCTCCTCCCGCACGGGAGCGCGGCAAGTGCGCTTCCGGCCCTGCGAACTGAAGAGCGACGACGGCGCCGTCGTCCCCGCCGCCTGCGTCCAGCCGCGCTTCGTGCGCTACGTGCTGGCCGATGGCAAGCTCATGCCCGACATCCTCGACACGCTCGACCGGCTCGATATGCCGGCACAGACGTCGCGCCCTGTGTGGCTGACGGTGGACGTGCCGCCGGACGCACGGCCGGGCCGCTACAACGGCATGCTTGAGGTCGTCGCCGCCGACCGGCAGAGCGTGCAGTTCGGCCTGTCACTGGAGGTGCTCCCGGCGGTCCTGCCGCCGCCCGCACAGTGGCGGTTTCGCCTCGACCTGTGGCAGAACCCCTTTGCCGTGGCGCGGTATCACGATGTGCGCTTGTGGTCGGAGGAGCACCTGAAGCTGCTGGAGCCGCACCTCCGTCTCCTCGCAGAGGCGGGGCAGAAGTGCATCACCACCAGCATCATCCACCGTCCATGGGGCACGCAGACCTACGACCCGTATGACAGCATGATCCAGTGGATCCGCAAGCCCGACGGCACGTGGCGCTATGACTACACCGCCTTCGACACCTATGTCGCCCTCGCCATGCGCTGCGGCATCACCGACGCGATCAACTGCTACACGGTCGCGCCGCCGCGTGTGCTCGACGAAGCCACCGGCGAGTACACGCCCAGCGGTCTGTCGCTGCAGGACACGTGGCGTCCGTTCCTGGCCGACTTCACTGCTCACCTGAGGCAGAAGGGCTGGCTGGGGAAGACGGCGCTGGCGATGGACGAGTGGCCGCTGGACCGGATGCTGCCGATGATCGCGTTCCTCCGCCAGACTGCGCCCGAGCTGAAGATCGCGCTGGCCGGCGGCAACCACCCCGAGCTGGCCGACAAGATTGACGACTGGTGTGTGTTCATCACCCCGCCGCTGGACCCGGCGCTCGCCCGGCAGCGCGCCGCCAAGGGCCTTCCCACGACGACCTACGTCTGTTGCGGACCGGGGCGCCCGAACACCTTCACGTTCTCACCGCCCGCCGAGGCGACATGGCTGGGCTGGTACTGTGCCGCGCAGGGCTACTCGGGTCTGTTGCGGTGGGCCTACGATAGCTGGACCCAGGACCCGCTGCACGACACGAGCTACGTGACCTGGCCGGCCGGCGATTGCTTCCTCGTCTACCCGGGCGCGCGCAGCTCCATCCGCTTCGAGCGCCTGCGGGAGGGCATCGCCGACTTCGAGAAGATCAGGATCGTGCGTGAGAAGCTGGCCGCCTCCCAGGACCCGGCGGCGGAGCAGGCGGTGGCCGCGCTGAACCAGACTCTCGTCGGCTTCACCTATGCGAAGGTCCAGACGGAGCCCGCCGCGATGCCGGTCAGTGAGGGGAAGAAGACACTGGAGGCGGCCAGCCGCCTCCTGCGTTAGCTCTCGGTGGATAGGGGGCGATCACCATGCGGTCAGGCGCCGTTGTCGTCGTCCTCCTGTGTCTGGCGGGGACTGGCCATGCCGACGACTGGCCGGGCTTCCGCGGCGTTGAGCGCCAGAACGTCGCCCCTGGGAGCGCCGGCCTGGAGGCGGCCTATCCGTTGCACTGGTCCCGCACCCAGAACGTTCGCTGGCGCACTCCCCTCCCCGGCGAAGGACACTCCTCCCCCATCGTCGTCGGCGACGCCGTCTTCCTCAGCTACGCCATCGAGCAGCCCCAACCCGCGCACATGCTGACCGGCGTGCGCGTGGGCCTCCTGGTCGTGGCCTGGGCGCTGCTGGCCACGGCGCTGTGGACGGTGGCGGCCCGCTGTCGCGAGGACCTCTCGCTGCGGGGGCTGCTGTCGCTGGCGGGCCTGGTCGCCCTGGCCGCGGCCATGGCCCTGCTGGTGATGTACGGCGAGAACGTACTCACCTTCGACCGCGCCCTGGAGCGCGGCTGGATGGCCGCCGTGCTGTCGCTCGTGCTGGCGCTGGTGCTGGTCATCTCCACGGGCGGCGCCCGGAAGGTGGCGGGCGAGGAGTCATGCCGCCGGGCAGGGGGGCAGCAACTCTGGGCGGCCGTCGGCCTGGTCTTGCTGTCGGGCGTGGCCTATCTCGTCGTGCCCGACCGCGCCCATGCCTTCGACTATGGCCCGCTGCACCCCAAGTCGCTCTTCCTGTTCGGGGTGGTGGTTCTGCCGCTGTTCCTGGGGCTGACGCTGGGGGCGCTGAGCCTGCGGCGGCTGCGACCGGGCCTGGCGCTGACGCTGGGCCTGCCCGGCGTGCTGCTCATGGCCGTGGGGGTGACAGTGCTCATCCTGGCGGTCCTGCGGGCGCAGCACAACACGCGCGGTACAGTCAGTACCTCTTCCCCGTATGTCCCGCATCTGCCATGGTGGCTGCCGGCGGGGCTGCTGGTGCTGGCGGCGTTGCTGCTCCTGCTGCGCCGCGTCTGGCCGCGCGCCCTGGTCGTCAATCTGTTGTCCGTGCTGTCGCTCGTGGGCTTCATGCTCGTGGGGCTGGGCTTCGGGCTGGAGCGGCTCATCGCGCGCACGCCCTACCTGGTCTATGTCATCGGCCAGCCGTACTACCACCCGATCGTCGCGCCGTGGGTGTCGCTCATCTTCGCCGGGGCCACCATCCTGGCCCTGGCCGCCGCCATGACAGTCGTGCGCTTTCGTGCGTCGGGCGCAGGCGTCCCCTTCGGTGCCCTGCCCGCGCTGCTGGCCGTGCTGCTCGGCGCGGGGTGCTTTGCGTACGTGCTGTGGGTGCCGCGCGACCGCATGTTCGCGCGAGGAGTCATCTGCCTGGACCGCGATAGCGGCGCCGTGCGCTGGCAGACCCTCGGCCTGCTTGCCGCGCGCGGCATTATGCACTCGGACAACTCCGCTGCCACCCCGACCCCGGTCAGCGACGGCCGTCGAGTCTTCGCCTACTTCGGCACGGCCGGGGTCATGGCCGTGGACCGTGACGGTCGTCTGCTGTGGACCTACCGCCAACTGCCCTTCCTGTCAACCGAGGGTGTCGCCGGCTCGCCCGTTCTGTGGAAGGACTCGCTGCTCATCCTGAGCGAGTCGCAGGCCGGTCAGTGGCTGGTGGCCCTCGACGCGGCGACCGGCCGCCTGCGCTGGCGCACGCGGCGCACCCAGAAGATGCACATGTATGCCGGCAACTGCCGCACCCCGCTCCTCTGGCCCGTCCGCGGTCGGCCCACGGTGCTGGTCTGGGGCCTGGAGGACCTCAGCGGGTACGACCCGGACACCGGCCGCGAGCTGTGGACCCACGAGATCACCGGCTTCGGCAGCAGCACCAACCCGGTGGACTGCCCGGTGGCCGACGCGGAGCGTGTCTACCTGGCGGGCCCGACCCAGACGG
This window contains:
- a CDS encoding sugar phosphate isomerase/epimerase → MRVALNTVTLGREIDPVEALQVSADAGFASVGVWYSTLDALQQRVGSLDDLQQFSALRLEEMCYLGGWMWATGEARDQALQAAEDRAAMAADIGCPVVIACASGGTGCPDQAAEDFRAIADIGAKYGVVMALEYIGAFEQYHDIKSGLQLVRAADHPNAKLLIDIFHSFRGGTVVADFKLPRGEEVGCVHLNDVPAGDIMQMNDSHRVLPGRGVLPLREALGYLGDNGYAGALSVELFNQDLWALPPAEIAAQVKAATDELMR
- a CDS encoding DUF4091 domain-containing protein, with protein sequence MARSERLGGVQAPALQGRHCVLLLCLAATVAMAAPAAHPLYEPSSPATTSLGENLFLKAKVTSSPHWDGCVAANAVDGRHDAPSPHWAAENVPVWLTVELAEPRDLNLIRLWTFWDHRRVYQYFVEGSLDGVNWTVLGDKRANTTPQTEAGETFLFPTLKVKYVRTTFTSNSVGNVTGGHIVEIEGYRLTAEQTAAYTAREQPWANWPAGLVGYVGSVDSRYARDLPMQDEERSAIAREHSRAWSAVAWRGERVHGQVVLSSRTGARQVRFRPCELKSDDGAVVPAACVQPRFVRYVLADGKLMPDILDTLDRLDMPAQTSRPVWLTVDVPPDARPGRYNGMLEVVAADRQSVQFGLSLEVLPAVLPPPAQWRFRLDLWQNPFAVARYHDVRLWSEEHLKLLEPHLRLLAEAGQKCITTSIIHRPWGTQTYDPYDSMIQWIRKPDGTWRYDYTAFDTYVALAMRCGITDAINCYTVAPPRVLDEATGEYTPSGLSLQDTWRPFLADFTAHLRQKGWLGKTALAMDEWPLDRMLPMIAFLRQTAPELKIALAGGNHPELADKIDDWCVFITPPLDPALARQRAAKGLPTTTYVCCGPGRPNTFTFSPPAEATWLGWYCAAQGYSGLLRWAYDSWTQDPLHDTSYVTWPAGDCFLVYPGARSSIRFERLREGIADFEKIRIVREKLAASQDPAAEQAVAALNQTLVGFTYAKVQTEPAAMPVSEGKKTLEAASRLLR
- a CDS encoding family 10 glycosylhydrolase → MRRFACRSLALLGVMLMTTVWAEAQIVNGGFEEVGDDGKPAGWIVVPPFQAAAVTDGRPHSGQRAMRLVGDGASHAWRHELPALPTRVYRATGWFRAQGVKLGQGDEKDFARFYFHIHYKDRPYTDASQVYMDLPVGTYDWRRLSVRLVPQVQWPIEKVWVTVVGQFRSGTLDCDDLEFAPVQGGTGASALEWAQGAQPLVLSDMSQCTPAAALTTTTRLKQWKLVPYEAGSLTGKMIWAPSESQAPELTLPLGVKGWHAVYVGLADPASVGCQALLRLTRDPAPTPRSRTMGAVEEAFFKAADLTGQSLHLSRHPLGPGCGVAYVKLVPLTPEEVQTLQSRRSDASRRTLVTTIDGFSFIYSRRCTTREDLRREVEVYRDTDFGTLILQPGGADMTNYPSRVGEMAGQTLEVFGRTGDRQYAEAIRELARQQINPTQVMIGGAHDAGLKVHIAIRPGAWEHSPPLDDFFTSRFYREHPQWRCVDRDGTPVSRMSYAVPEVRAHLVDVLREAVGFGADGACVLYVRGAPFVLYEKPFADLFQKRYNADVQTVDENDPRVLALRAEIMTGFMREIRTMLDGEGRKRGTRLALSAMVLANEADNLKFGLDLRQWVKDGLVDLVMPYLHAGGGAAKEYDMAFFREVCGAAKVPVKPTFIGWSTPDVPSVLRQAVALYDQGADGLTFWDGNSGDENTARWCTLTRLGNVEDARRMSEDAPPTPVWLRFHRLGEVIVDGKYSPNWGY
- a CDS encoding PQQ-like beta-propeller repeat protein, which encodes MRSGAVVVVLLCLAGTGHADDWPGFRGVERQNVAPGSAGLEAAYPLHWSRTQNVRWRTPLPGEGHSSPIVVGDAVFLSYAIEQPQPAHMLTGVRVGLLVVAWALLATALWTVAARCREDLSLRGLLSLAGLVALAAAMALLVMYGENVLTFDRALERGWMAAVLSLVLALVLVISTGGARKVAGEESCRRAGGQQLWAAVGLVLLSGVAYLVVPDRAHAFDYGPLHPKSLFLFGVVVLPLFLGLTLGALSLRRLRPGLALTLGLPGVLLMAVGVTVLILAVLRAQHNTRGTVSTSSPYVPHLPWWLPAGLLVLAALLLLLRRVWPRALVVNLLSVLSLVGFMLVGLGFGLERLIARTPYLVYVIGQPYYHPIVAPWVSLIFAGATILALAAAMTVVRFRASGAGVPFGALPALLAVLLGAGCFAYVLWVPRDRMFARGVICLDRDSGAVRWQTLGLLAARGIMHSDNSAATPTPVSDGRRVFAYFGTAGVMAVDRDGRLLWTYRQLPFLSTEGVAGSPVLWKDSLLILSESQAGQWLVALDAATGRLRWRTRRTQKMHMYAGNCRTPLLWPVRGRPTVLVWGLEDLSGYDPDTGRELWTHEITGFGSSTNPVDCPVADAERVYLAGPTQTVAVALDRLGRPGSPIVWTTPHMDGPQCATPVLHRGLLLMVSDTGTVYCLDARTGRMLWEQSFPQQHYASPLAIGDCVLCTDTAGKTRLVACARAFRLLATNDLQEPVSASLAPVDGRLYVRTGKALWCLAQR